From one Lotus japonicus ecotype B-129 chromosome 3, LjGifu_v1.2 genomic stretch:
- the LOC130744588 gene encoding uncharacterized protein LOC130744588 — protein sequence MEATWEDEELHSMSEGNDDDVIVRNRRMRFHAEDMREEFNFRVGMEFISLEEFKVAAKDHSVLTGREIYFPKNDTTRVRAACKKDCKWVMLCSKVGGKQTFAIKTLSGPHSCVRVFNNKNATSKFVAKKLVEKLRGSRTMRLNDVVDEMRLGFSTGITRYRAWKGRQLALQVVEGDASKQYTLLYKFSVELRRVCAGNTCKMQLESPAGSIQPRFGRFYMCLEGCKRGFLQGCRPFIGLDACHLKTMYGGILLCAVARDPNDQNFPLAFVVVELECKESWQWFLDLLLLDIGPDRRWIFISNQQKVKFGGGVVIRNLMMAAAKATYRQQWEEKMLELREQNNAAWEWMMGIPTRSWCKHDFTFYPKCDVLMNNLSESFNSTILLARDKPILTMMDWIRTYLMGRHVVAAITCKRMKSEDFVHPYYKRAAYEATYGHEITPINGQKLWQPTNDPEILPPKKKRGPGRPKKLRRRDPFEDLGSTRLSRTVPKHKCSRYGQHGHNSRRCPNPVESQEPEAGQGSELEQVPVAAGQGSEPVQTQEDASQVINATQEANIQFDEIPAMLREQWDQDMARLHTVHGAGPSNVGSGSGSAGAAAVQEELSQVVQALQSQVSK from the exons ATGGAGGCTACTTGGGAAGATGAAGAGTTACATAGTATGTCTGAAggtaatgatgatgatgttatTGTGAGGAACAGGCGTATGAGGTTTCATGCTGAGGATATGAGGGAAGAATTTAACTTTAGAGTAGGTATGGAATTTATTTCATTGGAAGAGTTTAAGGTTGCTGCTAAGGACCATTCTGTTCTGACTGGAAGGGAGATTTATTTCCCCAAAAATGACACAACCAGGGTTAGGGCTGCTTGCAAGAAGGATTGTAAATGGGTTATGTTGTGCAGCAAAGTGGGTGGGAAACAAACTTTTGCAATTAAGACATTGAGTGGCCCTCATAGTTGTGTCAGAGTATTCAACAATAAGAATGCTACTTCCAAGTTTGTTGCTAAGAAATTGGTGGAGAAACTGAGGGGTTCAAGGACAATGAGGCTCAATGATGTTGTTGATGAGATGAGGTTGGGTTTTTCCACTGGCATCACAAGGTATAGAGCTTGGAAGGGAAGACAACTTGCTTTGCAGGTAGTTGAGGGAGATGCAAGCAAACAATACACATTGCTCTATAAATTCAGTGTTGAACTGAGGAGGGTTTGTGCAGGAAATACATGCAAAATGCAGTTGGAGAGTCCTGCTGGAAGCATACAACCTAGGTTTGGCAGATTCTATATGTGTCTAGAAGGTTGTAAGAGGGGATTTCTTCAGGGTTGTAGACCCTTTATTGGATTAGATGCCTGTCATCTAAAGACAATGTATGGAGGTATTCTCTTATGTGCTGTAGCAAGGGATCCTAATGACCAAAACTTTCCCTTGGCTTTTGTTGTAGTGGAGTTAGAGTGCAAGGAAAGCTGGCAGTGGTTCCTTGATCTGCTACTGCTTGATATTGGTCCAGATAGAAGGTGGATCTTCATATCTAACCAACAGAAGGTaaa GTTTGGAGGTGGGGTTGTAATTAGAAACCTTATGATGGCAGCTGCAAAGGCTACTTATCGCCAGCAGTGGGAAGAAAAAATGTTGGAGCTGAGGGAACAAAATAATGCAGCATGGGAGTGGATGATGGGAATACCTACCAGGTCTTGGTGCAAGCATGACTTCACCTTCTACCCCAAGTGTGATGTGCTCATGAACAACTTGTCAGAGTCATTCAACTCCACAATTCTATTGGCAAGGGACAAGCCAATTCTGACCATGATGGACTGGATCAGAACATACTTGATGGGAAG GCATGTAGTGGCTGCCATAACATGTAAAAGGATGAAATCAGAGGACTTTGTGCATCCATACTATAAGAGAGCTGCATATGAAGCCACATATGGGCATGAGATCACTCCTATCAatggccaaaagttatggcagcCTACAAATGACCCTGAGATACTTCCTCCCAAAAAGAAGAGAGGGCCTGGAAGGCCTAAGAAGCTGAGAAGAAGGGACCCCTTTGAAGATTTAGGTAGCACAAGACTCAGCAGGACTGTTCCTAAACACAAATGCAGCAGGTATGGTCAGCATGGCCATAATTCAAGGAGATGCCCAAATCCAGTGGAGAGTCAAGAACCAGAAGCAGGACAAGGATCTGAACTAGAACAAGTTCCAGTTGCAGCAGGACAAGGATCTGAGCCAGTTCAAACACAAGAGGATGCATCTCAGGTCATCAATGCCACACAAGAAGCAAAT ATTCAGTTTGATGAAATACCTGCCATGCTAAGGGAACAATGGGATCAAGACATGGCAAGATTGCACACTGTTCATGGAGCAGGGCCATCTAATGTTGGTAGTGGAAGTGGATCTGCTGGTGCTGCTGCTGTTCAAGAGGAGCTATCTCAAGTTGTTCAAGCACTCCAATCTCAAGTTTCTAAATGA
- the LOC130745474 gene encoding uncharacterized protein LOC130745474 yields MNPAQIVLFGSTFCVMIAVHFSMKLISEHVLNWKKPKEQKAIIIIIMMAPLYAVDSYVGLINFFGSETFFTFLDSIKECYEALVIAKFLALMYSYLNISLSKNIVPDEIKGREIHHSFPMTLFQPHTTRLDHHTLKLLKYWTWQFVVLRPMCSILMITLQYLEVYPSWINWTITIILNVSVSLALYSLVVFYHVFAKELEPHKPLSKFLCIKGIVFFCFWQGIVLDLMATMGIIRSRHSWLSVERIEEGYQNILVCVEMVFFSIYQTYAYSAAPYSANNKSNVLSDKKSK; encoded by the exons ATGAATCCTGCACAGATTGTtttgtttggatcaactttttGTGTCATGATAGCAGTGCACTTTTCTATGAAGCTAATTTCAGAACATGTTTTAAATTGGAAGAAACCAAAGGAGCAAAAAGCCATAATAATCATTATCATGATGGCCCCATTGTATGCTGTGGACTCATATGTTGGTCTGATAAACTTTTTTGGAAGTGAAACATTCTTTACATTCTTGGACTCAATTAAAGAGTGTTATGAGGCTCTG GTGATAGCTAAGTTCTTGGCTTTGATGTACAGTTATTTAAACATTTCCTTGAGTAAGAACATAGTACCGGATGAGATCAAGGGAAGAGAGATTCACCATTCATTTCCAATGACTCTTTTTCAG CCTCATACTACTCGTTTGGATCATCATACACTTAAGCTTCTCAAATATTGGACCTGGCAATTTGTGGTGTTGCGTCCAATGTGCTCCATCTTGATGATAACTTTGCAGTATCTTGAAGTTTATCCCAGTTGGATCAATTGGACAATTACAATCATTCTGAATGTTTCTGTGTCACTGGCACTGTATTCTCTGGTTGTTTTCTACCATGTCTTTGCTAAAGAGCTTGAACCACATAAGCCTCTTTCCAAGTTCTTATGCATCAAAGGGATTGTCTTTTTCTGCTTCTGGCAG GGAATTGTGCTTGATCTCATGGCAACGATGGGAATAATCAGATCCCGGCATTCCTGGCTTTCTGTGGAGCGAATTGAGGAAGGTTATCAAAACATTTTGGTCTGTGTTGAAATGGTTTTCTTCTCTATATATCAGACCTATGCATACAGTGCTGCACCATACAGCGCTAATAACAAAAGTAATGTGCTATCAGATAAAAAGTCAAAGTGA
- the LOC130745475 gene encoding uncharacterized protein LOC130745475 — translation MATALSDVARRHTISQILVDLFNFAVGSAIDGSHKIIPGRKQVDNKMVLPEGLINIPLPTPLKTKKNHDLKVAEHLRFQTEMEEGKEDMNNIKQQYKTSTKRAEESLPPNKSNDGFKGINLLQKNGRRVFIRSRL, via the exons ATGGCCACCGCCCTGTCCGACGTTGCCCGCCGCCACACCATCAGCCAAATCCTCGTCGACCTCTTCAACTTCGCCGTCGGCTCCGCCATCGATGGCTCCCACAAAATCATCCCTG GCAGGAAGCAGgtagataataagatggtgctGCCGGAGGGACTGATAAATATACCCTTGCCTACACCTTTAAAAACCAAGAAAAACCATGATCTTAAGGTTGCAGAACATCTTCGTTTTCAGACAGAAATGGAGGAAGGGAAGGAAGACATGAATAACATAAAGCAGCAGTACAAAACATCAACCAAACGCGCTGAGGAGTCGCTGCCTCCAAATAAATCGAATGATGGCTTTAAGGGAATTAATCTTCTGCAGAAAAATGGAAGGAGGGTTTTCATTCGGTCTCGTCTATAG
- the LOC130745473 gene encoding uncharacterized protein LOC130745473, with amino-acid sequence MHAISAYPALPIRASIPMATVRCASRLSIPVNVNTIRPRLASPFVPEVVEAVDALHSEFRAVDNLVACNTTRVLKAFQNSRVGSHHFAGCTGYGHDEAGGREALDQAFAEIFGAESAIVRSQFFSGTHAITCALFAFLRPGDELLAVAGAPYDTLEEVIGKRDSGGLGSIQDFGVEYREVPLAEDGGLDWNALMVSIKPKTKCALIQRSCGYSWRRSLSVNEIGRAIEIIKMQNPGCLVMVDNCYGEFVESIEPPMVGADLIAGSLIKNPGGTIAPCGGYVAGRKKWVEAAAARLSAPGLGMDCGSVPGDIMRAFFQGLFLSPQMVGEAIKGSFLIAEVLASKGYKVQPLPRVPRYDTVQAVQLGSRERLLAFCEAVQRSSPVGSYTKPIAGTTPGYASEVIFADGTFIDGSTSELSCDGPLREPFAVFCQGGTHWTQWGLVLGEVLKSI; translated from the exons ATGCACGCCATCTCTGCATATCCTGCGCTTCCTATTCGAGCTTCCATTCCAATGGCTACAGTTCGCTGTGCCTCTCGCCTCTCCATTCCTGTCAACGTTAACACCATTCGTCCTCGCTTAGCCAGTCCCTTCGTACCAGAG GTTGTGGAAGCAGTGGATGCATTGCATTCAGAGTTCAGGGCTGTGGATAATTTGGTTGCGTGCAATACCACTCGTGTATTGAAAGCTTTTCAGAATTCTCGAGTTGGATCTCAT CACTTTGCTGGTTGCACTGGTTATGGTCATGATGAAGCTGGGGGACGTGAGGCACTTGACCAAGCCTTTGCCGAAATTTTTGGAGCTGAGTCAGCTATTGTTCGTTCACAG TTCTTCTCAGGTACTCATGCTATCACATGTGCTTTATTTGCATTCCTGAGGCCTGGGGATGAG CTTTTGGCAGTTGCTGGTGCTCCCTATGACACTTTAGAGGAAGTAATTGGGAAAAGGGACTCTGGTGGACTGGGTTCCATCCAAGATTTTGGGGTGGAGTACCGAGAAGTTCCA CTTGCGGAGGATGGTGGACTCGACTGGAATGCGCTGATGGTTTCTATCAAACCCAAAACAAAATGTGCTCTAATACAGAGATCGTGTGGTTATTCATGGCGTCGAAGTTTGAGTGTTAATGAGATTGGGAGGGCAATAGAAATAATCAAA ATGCAAAATCCTGGCTGTTTAGTCATGGTTGACAATTGCTATGGTGAGTTTGTGGAAAGCATTGAACCTCCCATGGTG GGTGCAGATTTGATCGCAGGCAGTCTGATTAAGAATCCTGGTGGAACGATTGCACCATGTGGTGGATATGTTGCTGGGAGAAAAAAATGGGTTGAAGCAGCTGCAGCCCGTCTTTCTGCGCCCGGGCTCGGTATGGATTGTGGTTCAGTCCCTGGTGATATCATGCGAGCCTTTTTCCAAGGATTATTTCTTTCACCTCAAATGGTTGGTGAAGCAATCAAG GGTTCCTTTCTGATTGCTGAAGTTTTGGCATCTAAAGGCTATAAAGTGCAGCCACTCCCACGTGTCCCCCGTTATGATACTGTTCAG GCCGTGCAGCTTGGAAGCCGTGAGCGTCTCCTTGCTTTCTGTGAGGCTGTTCAGAGAAGCTCTCCGGTTGGTTCATATACCAAACCAATAGCGGGTACTACTCCTGGATATGCATCTGAG GTGATCTTTGCTGATGGAACCTTTATTGATGGGAGTACTAGTGAGCTTTCATGTGATGGACCTCTTAGAGAGCCATTTGCTGTATTTTGCCAG GGTGGCACTCATTGGACTCAATGGGGCTTAGTTCTGGGAGAAGTTTTGAAATCTATATGA